A window of Myxococcales bacterium contains these coding sequences:
- a CDS encoding Stp1/IreP family PP2C-type Ser/Thr phosphatase, with translation MRAIAAGLSDVGLQREHNEDSFVVLSEHDLFVVADGMGGHRAGDVASKLATETISEFFRSTANEDVTWPFHFDTNLSEEENRLLTGIRVANRQIFERSSRSRECHGMGTTVVGAMFSPRKRRMYIGHVGDSRCYRVRNGQIQCLTRDHSLINDYLLAMPDLTEEQRSELPKNVITRALGMHDQVVVDLQHDDPRNGDIYVLCSDGLSGMVEDAEILELVKQSNDIGELCTALIAKANEHGGEDNVTAVVIKIEVPDEPTVQDGEPQEEVTMSGVLHRDSAGVEDLATRETALPDPAPEKTPRAPESK, from the coding sequence ATGCGCGCGATCGCCGCGGGCCTGAGCGACGTCGGACTCCAGCGCGAGCACAACGAGGACTCGTTCGTCGTCCTGAGCGAGCACGACCTCTTCGTCGTCGCCGACGGGATGGGCGGGCATCGCGCAGGTGACGTGGCCTCCAAGCTCGCCACCGAGACGATCTCCGAGTTTTTCCGGTCGACCGCGAACGAGGACGTGACCTGGCCGTTCCACTTCGACACGAACCTCTCCGAGGAGGAAAACCGTCTCTTGACGGGCATTCGTGTCGCGAACCGCCAAATCTTCGAGCGGAGCTCGCGCTCTCGCGAGTGCCACGGCATGGGCACCACGGTCGTGGGCGCGATGTTCAGCCCGCGAAAGCGCCGCATGTACATCGGCCACGTCGGGGACTCGCGCTGCTACCGCGTCCGCAACGGGCAGATCCAGTGTTTGACGCGCGATCACTCGCTCATCAACGACTACCTGCTCGCGATGCCGGACCTGACGGAAGAGCAGCGCAGCGAGCTCCCGAAGAACGTCATCACCCGCGCGCTCGGCATGCACGATCAGGTCGTCGTCGATCTCCAACACGACGATCCCCGGAACGGCGACATCTACGTGCTCTGCTCCGACGGCCTCTCCGGCATGGTCGAGGACGCGGAGATCCTCGAGCTCGTGAAGCAGTCGAACGACATCGGCGAGCTCTGCACGGCCCTCATCGCGAAGGCCAACGAGCACGGCGGTGAGGACAACGTCACGGCCGTCGTGATCAAGATCGAGGTCCCCGACGAGCCCACGGTGCAAGACGGCGAGCCTCAAGAAGAGGTGACCATGTCGGGCGTCCTCCATCGCGACTCGGCCGGCGTCGAAGACCTCGCGACCCGCGAGACGGCCCTCCCCGATCCGGCGCCCGAAAAGACCCCGCGGGCCCCCGAGTCGAAGTAG
- the frr gene encoding ribosome recycling factor, which produces MIDDVHKEFLSAAAKAHDALKRDLAKLRAGRASTNLLDGVRVDYYGTPTPLAQMANIAIPEARMITVKPWDKSVIKQVEKALRENDLGLNPQTDGDLIRIPLPPLTEERRREFVKIAKKYGEECKVTLRKARHEALDMLTEMDDEGEASQDDVERGKKKAEELVSEAVKLVDQLVAAKEKDIMEV; this is translated from the coding sequence ATGATCGACGACGTCCACAAAGAGTTCCTCTCGGCGGCCGCCAAGGCCCACGACGCCCTCAAACGCGACCTCGCCAAGCTGCGTGCCGGCCGCGCCAGCACGAACCTGCTCGACGGGGTACGCGTCGACTACTACGGCACGCCCACGCCGCTCGCGCAGATGGCGAACATCGCGATCCCCGAGGCCCGCATGATCACGGTCAAGCCGTGGGACAAGTCGGTCATCAAGCAGGTCGAGAAGGCCCTCCGCGAGAACGACCTCGGCCTGAACCCCCAGACCGACGGCGATCTCATCCGCATCCCGCTCCCGCCCCTCACGGAGGAGCGCCGCCGCGAGTTCGTGAAGATCGCCAAGAAGTACGGAGAGGAGTGCAAGGTCACCCTCCGGAAGGCCCGCCACGAGGCCCTCGACATGCTCACCGAGATGGACGACGAGGGCGAAGCCAGCCAGGACGACGTCGAACGCGGAAAAAAGAAGGCGGAAGAGCTCGTCTCGGAGGCCGTGAAGCTCGTCGACCAGCTGGTCGCAGCCAAAGAGAAGGACATCATGGAGGTGTGA